From the Theropithecus gelada isolate Dixy chromosome 16, Tgel_1.0, whole genome shotgun sequence genome, the window GGTCGTTCGGGCTGCGACTGGACAGGTTCGGGCTGAGATTGAGAACTGCTGGGTGCCCACTGGGTGACAGGTGTGGTGCCACTCCCACCAGCAGCCCCCCAGAGGACATGCTGGGCCTCAGCCACAGCCAGGGGACCGTGAGGAGGAGCCAAGGATGCAGCTTGCATATTGAGCCCACGCCCGTTCCCGGCCACTCAGTCTTTCCCactgtctgcctcctgccccaTGCTTGCTTCCAACTTTGCATCTCATCACAGAGGATGCTGTCCATTCTGCAGATGGGACAACTGAGGCTTGGCAGTGGGATCAAGTGACTTGACCTTCTGCCAGGGCTGGAATTGGGACATCTACCTCCTGGCTTCCAGCCCCAGTCCTGTCCTGGCCAAGCACTGTCCCTCCCCATGCCACCGAGGCAGATGCAGATGATGactcctcccctttcctctgtGGCCTTCTAGGTGCTGGTTTGGCAAAAGGCCTGGGGTGTACACCGACTATATCTACCAGGGCCCCATGATCCTGGTCCTGCTGGTAAGAACCTGGGTAGGGGCAGGAGACAGGGCCCAGTGGGGAGGGGCAATCAATGCCAACCGTGGACAGAAAGGACCCCTCTGCCTAGAGGTGGGGGTCACCCAAGGAGGGGGCATGGGCCAGGGATGTGCAGCTGCtcctgaggaggagggagaacagCAGGAGCACTGAGGCCAGAGAGGCCAGAACTGAGAAGCCTGGGTCCCCAGCCTCTTGCACACTCCAGCCCGCTGGTGTACTCAAATTGCAGATCAATTTCATCTTCCTTTTCAATATCGTCCGCATCCTCATGACCAAGCTCCGGGCATCCACCACGTCTGAGACCATTCAGTACAGGTAACTGGGTACCACCTCCCCCAGGCCTCCTCCTGATGAAACCCTGCTCCCCATGCCTCTCACGTGCCAGAGACCTGCCACTCCCTCCCCCGACCTGGCCCTCTGCTGAGCCAGCGGGCAGCCAGTCCTGGGGTGGGCTGTGACTCCAAGCCTccccccctgccccaccccaggaaGGCTGTGAAAGCCACTCTGGTGCTGCTGCCCCTCCTGGGCATCACCTACATGCTGTTCTTCGTCAATCCCGGGGAGGATGAGGTCTCCCGGGTCGTCTTCATCTACTTCAACTCCTTCCTGGAATCCTTCCAGGTACAGCCCTGGAGGGGCACACTGGCACCTCCTTGGGTGGGGATTCTCCCAAGCAGATGCCTGGAGGGTAGGAGGCCAGGGAGAAGCAAGGGGCAGCCCAGAGGCTGGGTGGGCAACACCTGTGACCGACCTTTGAcgcctcctctctcctccccagggcttctttgtgtctgtgttctaCTGTTTCCTCAACAGTGAGGTGAGGACCTGGGGGCCCCGCGGCGGGGCTGAGGGCTGCAAGGCCTGTTGGGGCTGGCGATGGTCTAGagccttctcctcccctcccagggctggctctctccctccctgttccTCCTAGGTCCCTAGGGGGACGCTGCTGGGAGCCCCAGGCCGGCCCCTCCCACCTGTCCACTCCCACAGTGACAGCTCTCTCCTTTGCTCTCAGAGGCCGCTGGCACCAGGCTGGAAGCCAGAGCTCCAGTATCTTTGATGAGCCTGTGACAACCAGGAAGGGCTGAGCCCTGGGCAGGGGATATGTGTGGGTTGAGAGCAGGAAGCCTTGATGGCAAAGGCCATATGGTGCCTTCGTGTGGGTTAGAAAAGGGTGCCCCTTCCCCAGGACACTTGAGAAATCTGTTCTGGCAAATATGCAAAGCAGCCATGTTAAGGCTGTGAGTGCCGTCGCCTCCTGAGGACTTCTGTGTACTCAGCTGACCTGCACAGCCTCTTACCTGCGCAGCTGCTCGTGCCGacccaggggagggagggggtcCTGAGCCCCAGGCTCAGATGTCGTGCTCCTTCCTGTGCCCACAGGTCCGCTCTGCCATCCGGAAGAGATGGCACCGGTGGCAGGACAAGCACTCGATCCGTGCCCGAGTGGCCCGCGCCATgtccatccccacctcccccacccgTGTCAGCTTTCACAGCATCAAGCAGTCCACAGCAGTCTGAGCTGGCAGGTCATGGAGCAGCCCCCAAAGAGCTGTGGCTGGGGGGATGATGGCCAGGCTCCCTGACCACCCTGCCTGTGGAGGCGACCTGTTAGGTCTCATGCCCACTCCCCCAGGAGCAGCTGGCACTGACAGCCTGGGGGGCCACTCTCCCCCTGCAGCTGTGCAGGACTGTAGCTCATGAGTGGAAAGTCATCTACAGGACTGGGCCAGTCCCGGGGCCTCTGGCTTCCCTGCCCAGTCCTCCGTGGAGAAGGGACGTGGAAATGAATGGAAATGGGCTGCTAGACACCCACAGCAGCACGCGCGTCCCTCCAAGGCTGTCTTCTCCCAGAGCACAAGAAGTCCAGCCCACTGGGACCTGGGGCTGCCCTCGGCAACTGTGGGGAGGCCGTTTGCTGCCCCGGGGCATCATGGGCAACTCGTGACAGCCTCTGACTCACCACGATGACGCCTCTGGACCTCGGTGATGCCTTCCGACACCACTGGGAACCAAGGGCCCTCGCTCAGGAACCCTGGAGACAGAAGTCAGGTGTCATCGTCAGACGTGTGGCCACAGCACTAGAGTCACCCCCCAGGCCTCCAGAACCTCATTGACACTGTGGCACTGCCACCAGCAATGCCCTGCCTCGCTGCCTTCATCCTGAACATTTACTACCCTGCAGGCCAGGCCAGCTTCCCCTCACTTAACCACAGGCAGTACCCTCACCCCACACCAGTCACCTCCTGCcccttttcctcttttgtgaGAAGAGGGTGCTGGAGGGGGCAGAGTGGCCTGTGAGCAAGAGCCAGGGGTgtcccagccctggcctctggGGCAGAGCTGGTAGCCCCGGATGGCCTCTGGGGCAGGACCACTAGCTAAACAAGCCAGGAGAAGGCTCCTGCCCAAGTGGCTCTTGGGACAACATGCTGCTTACACTCTAGGTGTGGACTGGCTACAGCCCCCACTGACCTGCCCATGTCCAGAGGGACTGGACAGCCAGAGCAGGGCTTTGGGGGGCACTAGAAGATGAGGGTATCGGCTGTGAGGCGGGTGGCtggtataaataataatatttatctttt encodes:
- the CRHR1 gene encoding corticotropin-releasing factor receptor 1 isoform X5, yielding MVSATTPQKKSKVHYHVAVIINYLGHCISLVALLVAFVLFLRLRSIRCLRNIIHWNLISAFILRNATWFVVQLTMSPEVHQSNVGWCRLVTAAYNYFHVTNFFWMFGEGCYLHTAIVLTYSTDRLRKWMFICIGWGVPFPIIVAWAIGKLYYDNEKCWFGKRPGVYTDYIYQGPMILVLLINFIFLFNIVRILMTKLRASTTSETIQYRKAVKATLVLLPLLGITYMLFFVNPGEDEVSRVVFIYFNSFLESFQGFFVSVFYCFLNSEVRSAIRKRWHRWQDKHSIRARVARAMSIPTSPTRVSFHSIKQSTAV
- the CRHR1 gene encoding corticotropin-releasing factor receptor 1 isoform X6, which produces MSPEVHQSNVGWCRLVTAAYNYFHVTNFFWMFGEGCYLHTAIVLTYSTDRLRKWMFICIGWGVPFPIIVAWAIGKLYYDNEKCWFGKRPGVYTDYIYQGPMILVLLINFIFLFNIVRILMTKLRASTTSETIQYRKAVKATLVLLPLLGITYMLFFVNPGEDEVSRVVFIYFNSFLESFQGFFVSVFYCFLNSEVRSAIRKRWHRWQDKHSIRARVARAMSIPTSPTRVSFHSIKQSTAV